GGGCATTATGGTCCCAGGATAAAAGAATCCACTGCACCAGGTGCTATAGATCAATATGGTGATCATTAGTGAACTTGATCAGCTCAGTTTAATGGAGAGCAGGACAAATGCATAATCAATGTGAGTGAACTTaggagagaacaggaaagaaGAAGTGGGAGATGGTGTGCATGACTCGGGGTATTGTGCTACAACAAAGATCAGCTGGAGGGTATTGTGTGTGGATTCATGTagaggtttctgttttgtttttaagatggagGAATAACAGCATTTATTTATGCTGATGGACAGAACCCGGTGGAGAGGAAGCCTGGTGATGTAGGATCAAGGAGGAATGTTGGAGTTGAGTCCCTGACCAGGCAAGGGAGGTCAGAAACTGGCGTCTCCAGTCAGTGTCTGGGGAGAGACTGGATTGCACTGAGCCCTGGCACAGAGTCAGGGGTGAGTACTTGTGCCTCGGATGACTGCTAGGGAGATACCTCAGATAGGAGACAGGCCAGGGGCTAGTTTGAATGTACTGGTTTTCCTCTGattcccaaaagcagactgtaATTCAGTTCTGAATAGATGACCAATGGGAGAGACAGTACTTCATGTGGGGACTGGCCTGAGCAGGGTATACTCATTCAGACTGATTACAGATGGCAGGAGGATATAGACAGAGCTAGGTAAAGGGGACAAAATGGGACTGAGAAGATGCCATCTGTACAAAGCAGTCTGTGGGCTTCCCTTACCTATGGTCCATCTAGGGATCTGAGGCTGCATTTTGCCAACTCCCAGACTGGGTAAGTGCTAAGCACTGAGGTTGGAACCATGTTTAGGGCCTTAGTTTTAGCTCTAGATGTAACCATCTGAGAGGATTTTAGTGAGTAGGGAAATGTATAAAATTCTTCCTCTCGCTTTGCCTCACCTCAGACTACTTGGGTAAACCTGGTGGAAGGGGTGGGCACTGGGGAGGGTGGATAGCTTCTCCGGTTCCTGGCAGCAGACCCTGGATCCAACAAGGATAACATGGGACACAGGGCTTTCTCCTCTGACCACATCCACTCATGCTGGTCTCTGCATGCCCTTCTGTGTCCCTAGAGGTCAACAGTGTGGGAAGTTGGAACGACCAAGCTGGATGTAACCCTCAGGACAGAATGGTGCTGGATTCAGGGGCTCAGGTGTATGAGCAGGCACCCCCCAGCCCACCTGCTAGCCCCTCATCTCAGCGCCATAGGTTGAAGCCCTCAAACCGAAATGGGCCACCCTTGTACCCCTGGCCTCAGTCTCTGGCTATGCCTTTGGCTCTGGCTGTTCCCTCATCACTACAGTCTCAGCCTATGTGGCAGACCTTCTCAAAGCTGCACTTGGGAAACCGTAGCCACATGCGTCGCAGTGAGAGCACCTACAGTGTAAATAGTACTGGCCAGCGGGGGGCGAGGCAAAGCGCCACTTGGACGGGGATGTGATCCAGGTGGAGGGACCCTACGGCCTGCGGCCTCCTTACCTCACATTGCTAAGACTCGAAAGTATGTAGGCAATGGTAGCAACAAGAGCCCCTGCATGTTAGTGGCCCTGCGGCCAACCAACATGGACCAGGAACGGGAGAAATTCTTCCAGTCCCATTACACCTACAATCCACAGTTCGAGTACCAGGAACCGATGCCAATGAGTGTGCTGGAGAAGTACCAGGAGGCCTCTGGACAGTTCATCCATCAGGTCAGTCCAGCCTGCCCATTTCACCCTGGCCCTGACTACTCAAGGGACCTAGCCTGACTAGTGACTGTGGCCCTGTGTACAGGCAGTTGGCATCATTGAGGCTGTCCTGGAGAAGTTTGGCACTTATGAACACTTTGAGGCCGCCACAGGGGGCCAGCTGCTGACCAAGTGCCAAATTTGGTCCATTGTGCGAAAATACATGCAGAAGGAGGGCTGCGTTGGGGAGGTAAGTTTGCCCTTTCTACAGGACCCATATTCTGTATGCCCCCAACCAGACCACCTAACCGATAGGCCCGGTTCCACACCTGGCCAGCTGTCATCCCCAAACGTATCCCTGCTCCAGCTCCAGATAAGTAAGAGCTGGATTTGAAGGGTGGGTGTCCTGACCGGTGTTTAGCCTGGCTGCCTTGTAGCATCAGGAGCCCGGCTGCCCACTGCCTTTCATGGCTCAGAGCCCTGCCACCCTGCAGGTTGTGGTGCAGCTGAGTGAGGACCTGCTGTCCCAGGCAGTGATGATGGTGGAGAACAGTCGACCCACGCTGGCCATCAACTTGACTGGAGCCCGCCAGTATTGGTTGGAGGGCATGCTGCGGCATGAGATAGGTCAGTCTGTGGGTGGCatttgtgtgggtgggtgggtagaatcGAAAGGTATTAAGAGATGGTGGCAGGGCAGTGTGGGgctttctcccccttccttccctctgggaGAAGACAGGCCTGTTCATCCCTAAGCAGATACTCCTTCCTTCTCATTCATAGAAATAGGTCCGGCATGCCTGCCCACCCTCTTTGCTGCCCTTCATTCTTCTTCCTTTGGTTGTCTCTCCAGATCCTCTCTGATTTCCGTTGACAGTGAAGGGAAGACTTCCAAGGTCCTAACAGGCCAGAAAGAATCTGAGGGTTCCACCAGACCAGCTAACATACAGGCCCACCAGGGTGGGTGGCAGGCCAGATCCTAGGAAGGGAATTGCTTGAAGAAAACACATGGATAAAAGTTGAGGAGACAAGGATAGGAAGGCGAGCACAGGACACTAGTCACTGTCCTCATCAGACAAGAATCTTGTTGCTCTTGGCAAGCAGTGATTTTGATTGGGGCATTTCCATGACTGTCAAGATGATTGGCCTGGGTACTAGGATGTTGGGGCAGGATGGCCTGCGCTTGGTCTCTAGGAGAGCTAGGGCACAGTATGAACTGGTGTGCAGGAGATGAGAAAATAGGCAGAGAGGGTTATGCTGGACCAAGAGTCTTCTTGTTGCTGGAGTTGGGTGAGAATGAGTTTAGGTAGGGCTTGGGATGACTTGCATGGGGTGCATTTGGGGGCGTGAAGATCTAAGAGTCTCCACTAGAGGTCCTTGGAGTGAGTTCAGCCACCTCCTCGTCCTCCCCACAGGCACTCACTACCTGCGTGGTGTGAACAATGCAAGACAACCGTGGCACAGCACTGAAGGCAGATTACAGTATGGGCTTCGGCCAGCCAACCCCACGGAGGAGGGCCTGGCCAGCCTGCATAGTGTGCTGTTTAGAAAGCAACCCTTCCTGTGGCGGGCGGCCCTGCTCTACTACACCATTCACCAGGCCGCGCGCATGTCCTTCCGCCAGCTCTTCCAGGATCTGGCCCAATATGTGCAGGATGAGGCTGTACGCTGGGAGTACTGCGTCCGGGCCAAGCGAGGACAGACCGATACTTCCCAGCCAGGTGGGAGCTGCCGAGTCAGGGCAATGCCTAAGCTAGTGCAAAGTGAAGAGTGGGTTTTAGGTAAGGACTTACTGATTCTCGCTCTCACAGGCTGCTTCAGCAAGGACCAGGTGTACCTGGATGGCATTGTGCGCATCCTGCGGCACCGTCAGACCATAGATTTCCCGCTGCTGACCTCGCTGGGCAAGGTAAGGGGCTGCAGGATTATAGAGGCCTCAGccgcctcctccttcctccctgtacCTTTGAGTACATATTTGATGGAGGCCTGAATACCAGGCCTCTCTGGTGGTAAGAACTTGAGTGGAGGTACTTagacaagaagaaataaaacgcTGGTATCCCAGATGAGATGTGTGACCCAGCCTGCAgatgtatgcatatatttcaaAGGAGGTGAGTGTTCCAGGACAAGGGAGCAGTCAGGAAGTTCTgaggaaggaggctggagagatggccatgGACCAAAACCCAAGTCCTGTATTGCATTGAGGAAAGCAAACCTTCTCAGAAGCAAAGGGGAACTGGAGGGGCTATAATAAAGGTGTGGCCCAGCTTTGCTTTAGGAGGCTCCTACTGGATGTCATGTGGGAGGTGCACGGAGAAGAAAGGCAAATAGAGGAGGATTTCCATCACTCTTACAGAATTGATAATGGTTTGACCTAACCAGGCAGTAGCATGGTTGCAAAGAGATAAACTACAGATAGTAGAACTCTATCTGTTTGACTCCCTGAATGGGAAGATGAGAACCCAGCTTCCCTTTCTTGGACCTGACTGTGGTGACGACTGACAGCTGACATTCAGCAGTCTCGTGTTGGATGTAGGAGACACCTGAGAGATACCCAGGTATCAGTTGAATGCTGTTTAGAGGTGAGGGGATAATCTGGGCTGGAGGGGAATGGGTTATAGAACATAGATGGAAGatgtagagagaaagagaacagaccCAGGGCTGAGCCTGAAGGTACCTATTGTAGAAACAGAGAAATAGAGGTAGGTCTATTGTAGGTCAGGAATAGAGTAGTCATCACAGGAGCAAATGGCCCTGAGCCATCAGTAGGTCTGGGACTAGCTgcttggaagccagaggttgtgATTAGCCCTGAGGCTTAGTTTTCTCCCTGTAGGTCTCCTATGAAGATGTGGACCAACTGAAGCCCCATGGAATACTAGATAATACCCGAGTGCCCCACTTTATGAAGGACTTGGGACGCTACCGGCAGCAGCTGGAACACATCATGACCACCAACCGACTGGACGAAGCAGAGCTGGGCCGCCTGCTCCCGGACTGATGTTGGCTAAGGATTATAGACAGAAGCTCTTGACAGAGGTCTCAGGCCGGAATATGAAGCTCTTTATGGTTCTATAGCCTAGGTGtttcttggggggagggggcactggGCGACCAGGAGCATCTTGGGAAGATGAGAGGCAACGTCAGAAGGTTTTTGTCCTTGCTTCTGTCCTGTCTTCCTGGGGCCTGTGAACTAGCAGCAGCATGTCACATAAACTGAACAGGGGAGAcctggggagaggaggggaactGAGTGTGAATAGGAATGTGGGTTGGTTGGGGAATAGAAACTTGTTCCTGCATGAGATGACTTTTGGTGTCTGGTACTggcctttcccttcccccacctggCCTATTGGTGCTTTTCAGCATTCATACCTACTGTCTACCTCTCACTGGGTCTAGTGGGAGTTGGGATCCCCTCCGAGGTGGCTTGCCTGAGCATAGGGTCCTGGCTTTCACTTGGGCTCAGAGACCCAGCTGGGCTGGAACCCGCTTTTCAGCATTTTGCCCCTCTCACTGGCCATGTGTCATTCCATGTATTTGCCTCCATGCATTATTCATGCCTCCAGCTGGGGCTGGGAGGCAGCAGTTCCTGAAAGTTCAGTGGAGGGACGGGACACTTTGGAAAGGTACCATTGTTCCTAGGCCCCCTCTtatcacacagacacactggaCTTCAGGTCTTGAGTCCAGCACCTGGCCCCACCCTCAGTCCCCACACTAGTCTTGGTTGTGCCTGTCTTTGGCCACACCCTCACAGCTGGTCTCTGGCAGTGGTTGGTACAGGCTGGAAGCAACCACAATCAAACCTGCAGGTCAGGCCTATAGGATTTGTAATCTTAAGTTCTGAGCCCGTCTCGGGCCAGGAGAAGTACAGAGCTGGTTAATGCCTCCATTTTCACTTCAGATTCAGCCGTGAGGGATTGAGCCAGTACTGTTCCTACCATGgccttttattttctcctctgtgaagctTGGAATCATAGCTGGGAAGTTCTTATTCACTGACTTAATAGATATGTACAGAGCTccttgtgtatgtctgtgactGCTTAGACCCCCACTGAGCTCCCAGTTCAGGGGGAAGCCAGATAATTAAACAGCAGTTACAATGATGTGTGTGGCTTCTGTCTACTCAAGTTCCCTCTCAGGTCCCTCTTAAAGACTGTGAGCTCCAAGACTTCCCTCATCAATTGGGGGATGCCTGTCCCCTTCCCTTGCTCAGTCTACCACACCTAGTGATTTCCATGGAGTAGGACTGTTGTCTCCACAGGCTCCCAGCTGGCTCCTGAAGTGAAAAAGAGCATGGAGCGGGGGTCAGGTCCCATTGGGGCCTGGATCTGAGACCTCCAGACACATAGTTTGGGCTATTTTGGGGGTGGAATAAGGTTGTGGGGGTGTTTCACACAAGCCTGGTCAGGTCAGTGGGATTCAAACCCACGTCTACCCTCAGTTCCTGAGCAAAGAGCCAGAGTTGTGGAGAGTCAGGTCCAGGCTAACCCTCCCAACTTTATTCATTTTGCAGTAAATGGAGTCTTGGTGCATTGGGTCAAGCTCTGGCAGGTTCCcaggtcttttctttctttctttttttttttttttaaaggacggatttctttttttttttttttaaagatttatttatttattatgtatacagtgttctgcctgcacatatccctgcaagccagaagagggcaccagatctcattacagatggttgtgagccaccatgtggttgctgggaattgaactcaggacctttggaagaacaagcagtgctcttaacctctctccagcccaggttccCAGGTCTTATCCAGCTTGGATAGGATTTGTACAGGTCAGGATTCTGGCCTTCAGGAATCTAGAGACGAAGAGGATGATGGTCAGTGGAATGGGTATCAGCCCTCATTACAACCTCTAACAAGCCTCTAACAAGCCTATAAGCAAGGGTTTATGCACAACCTTCAGACTCATCTTCTTGGAAGTCAGGCTCCTCgggctccggctccggctccggctccggctccggctccggcGCCGGTTCTAGTTCAGGCTCTGGTTCTACCTCTGGCTCTGGTTCCGGTTCCGTTTGTTGTTCCAGGTCCGGTTCATCCCCTTCAGAGGCTTCAGCTTCTAGTTCTGGCTCCTCTGGAGTTCCAGATTGCACTGCCTCAGAGCCCTCAGGACCTCCGACCTCCTCTTGCTCTGAAGCTCTCGGCAGCCCAGGACATGTGATCCCTGAACTGGGTGCCTCAGGCGTCCAGTGGCCTGAGCATGGAGGGTCATAGCTGCGGTCCCGGTAGCCTGGGGAGGAAGTGGAATACTTGAGGCTCAATTCACCCCTCTGTGGTTAGTTACCTCCACATTCTCTGCCCTCCACTTACCCTTAGTTTTGCCTCACCCCAAGCCACGCCCCCGATCTCAACAAGGCTCCACCCTCCTGGTGCTCACCAGGCCCCACGTGCTGCCAATCCCAGGCGGGGTCTGGCACACGCACAGTATGCTGGGCACAGCGCAGTAGCTCCTGGCAAGCTGCCTCGCCCTTGCTctgcaccagcagcagcaggcgGCGCACCCTGCGCTCTGCATCAGGCAGCGCATCCAAGGCTTCATACTCAGGCCCGGTGAGCACGCCCCGGGCCACCAGCGCGTCCAGCAGCAGCCCAGAGTCAGCCTGCAACGTATCTACCAGCCGTTTCCGTTCCCGGTCAATGGTCTCCGATGGCCGCTCCTGCACGTTGCCCATGTTCGGGCTATAtcaaggagaaggagagaaatggggggaggggcggCTGGCGTTCCCGCACACTGACCTCTCCCAGGAGTGATCTAAGTTCACCTCGGCATCAGAGTCTGGATGGTTCTTCAGCGGAAGACCTGGAGGCCAGGGCACGGAACTCACCCTCCAGCTTCATGGTTGCTGCTGTCCCGACTCCTCCGGTTCCTAGTCTAGTCTCTACCTGTCAGCTGATTGCTGCTCACCCCAGCTAGGACTTCCCTCCTAAGCCCCAGGCACCTGCCGAGCTGGCCACCAGTTGAGACCCAGTTAATCCaactgaattattttttctaaacCCAATTCCTTACCTGAACTGACAGAAAACCCTAGGATTGGTTCATACCTCCTCCCTGAACCCCGCAGCAAACCCTGGATCAGGGCAGCCTGCCTGATCTCTCATACAATCTGGTCTGCATCTGAAGCCTAAGTGGAGGCATGCACGCTCCATTCACCTAACCCCGAGAGGCAGGCATTCCAGAACCTTGCCCTTCACTCATCACCACACTGCAGTGTCAACGTGGTCTGTGACTCTTCTGGTTCCTTACTAAGCAGGAGAACTGAGTTCTCCTGAATTTTGATAGACCTCCTGGCATCCAGGACCCACTTGTTTCCCTGATGGCCTGGCAGTGACTCACAGTCATCTCTTACTTGACCTTGAAACACCCAAGACCCAGCTCTTAAAAACCGTTAAGGACTGCTTACCAAATTTTCAGTTTCCTCTCCGTGGATTATCCCCATTTTGAGAGGCTGCCTCTACCGAACTGGGTGCAAGTTAATCTACTCTGCTCGTCTCTATTATCATCTGAGGATTGCTGCTCACTTGGGTTGGGTGGCCTGATCCAGCCAGCAAGGGCCCTGGCATTAAGGAAAAAGGAAACCTGGCCGTTCCTTTTGCCTCAGCTTTGTCCATACAGCATCTTTCTAGGTCTCTTCCGCCCTAAATGTCCCTGTTCTACCTTCTTTCCTAGGTcattggaacacacacacacacacacacacacacacaccatgcctcGCAGGTCTCAGGACTCTCACGCTGTACTGTTCCTGGTCACTTCACACCTTGGGCCCCCCTCCATGCCTCATATCTAAGTGTCAGCCCTTCCCCAGGGCCACTAAGCACAGACCAGGGACATTTCTTCCCACTCTCTCCCCTCTTCACACCCTATCTGTGTCAGTGGCCCTATAGtcactctgcatctgcttctgcccCTTAAGCCCACCATCAGCACTTTGCCTCCTGGAACAATGAGTGCCTCTGAGTACCTCACCcatgccccctcctcccctccctccccttccctccccccaacacagTGACTTTGACAACTCTGGGCTAGCATTTATTGTTCCAGTTCTGTGGGTGAAGAGACAGGCTCAGAGAAACCCAGTAAAACTGGAATCTGACTTGGCCTACCTTAGACTATAAAGTCTCTTGCCTGGTTGTATGCCAGGCCTAACCTATCCTCTGTCCCCACTACCCATCAAAGAGTCTTAAGCTACCTGGTCTGGCTATTTTAATTCCCTCCCACCACTCTGGTCAGCTAGGTTCTTTGCCATTTCCATCCACCATTCAGTCCTGCAAGAACTAACTATGGTCCTAGCACTTCAGCTTTTGCAGATATTGTTGCTTGggattctcctctctcccctctactCAATGGATCTAGCCCTCAAGACAAATGCTCCCATGTCTACCCCAATTCTTGGGAATTCAAAGGTAGCTAGCTCCTTTTGTGTGCCATGGTCCTCATTACTGTGTTTTCAGGGATCACTATACTGTGTGTTCAGGACCTCTGCTCTCCTCAATGAGGCTTCCAAAGACGGTCTCCTATCACTGGTTACAGGGAAGGTGGTGAGGCCTGCACCCATTCCGGCCAGACTTTGAAGCTGGAttgcccttctctttctccctccctgtaCCCCAAGTTATTTTTATGTTAGCTGTCTCCCCAGTAACTTAAATATTACCTCTCGTCTTGTCTGGGAAGCAGAGACCCTAGCTGTTTTAGACCCCagttgatctatctatctatctatctatctatctatcatttatctttttttcgagacaggctttcgctgtttgtagccctggctgtcctggaactggctctgtagaccaagttggcctggaactcagagatccacctgcttctacttcccaagtgttgggattaaaggccaacACCACCCAGGCTAGACCCTGATTTGGGGCCTTCCTTTGAGGTTATCACAGTTCTAAGGTGAGCTGGTTATGCCCTGGCCAGTGCATCAAAGGGCAAGCCTAAATGTTATTTTGAGCCCCAGGTGACCTGGTTTGGTCTGGGACCCCCagcttgctggctggctggggTTTGTTGGGAAACTAGGGTAGAACCTGCAGGAGCCGGTCACGCATGCGCAACCGCAAGGGTCCCTCACCAGCCCTCTACTCAGTCCCAAAGCTTCAGTCCTGCGGAAGGGCGGGGCCCACAGACCTTCGAGCTCCGCTGCTGGTGGTGAGGCACGGTATTCCGCCCAAtctgtttcctttccctccctgctgGGTGGAGTCCGGCTTGTGGTCAGGAGCGTTTCGGACAGCCCCACTCCAGAGTTGAGCTTCACCGGGGCAGATGACAGGGCAGAAAGGGCCGAGCAAGCGGGGTGGGGACGCGAACAGCAGCTGCAAAGGGGGCGGGGCGGCCAGGGCTGCCGGGAATTGGCGGGGGAGGGGCACGCTTCTCTGGCTCTGCGAACTCGGATGCTGGACGCGGCGGCCACGCGCTGGCAGGGGAGGACGCATAGTCGGtttccctcccccgccccagagCACCCGGGTTTGAGTCAGGGGGTCAGTTCAGCTCACAGCCCCACTTGTCCAGCCCACTCTGGGCCTTCTAATTGCTAGGTGCTTTTAATTTGTCCTATGATTCCTCCCTCTGCCTGTCACAGATAAGTTTAGAGAAGGGAACTGACTTGCCCAGAGTCAGAGACGCGTGCATGGAGGAGCTGGATGTGGCGCAGAAACGCCTGCTTCTTGGAAGTTACAGTGGCCGGCATCTCAGTGCCAGTGGGAGGGTTAGGCACTGACTCCCAAGTACCACCGTTCTCCAGGTAGGGGCTTCCATGAAAGTCCAAGCGTCTGGACGTTTCTAAGTCCAAGCATCCGGACACTTATATGAACGCAAAGTCGTCGCCCACCCATGACTCTAGTGATCTTTGGTTgatagaaaaaaaggagagaccagaaacagAGTTTGGGGAATGCAGTTTATGTTGCAGGACTCGCTAGGGTAGTGGAGAGAGGCTGCGCATAACGGGGGCTTCGTTCACCTCCCCCCAGGGGACGCCAGGAAGCCTAAAGGGGTGTGTGCGGCGTGCCGGTTCCTTAGCCAGGCTTTTTCAGAGGGGTGGGGGCTTCAGGGGGAGGAAGGACTGGCTCCAGGGTCTAAGTAAGAGGCACTGCTTTCAGGGGTATTGTAAAGGGTTAAAGCCCCAGGCACTGACAGGGCTGTACCCTCCAAATCGGCAGGAACGTCCAGCAGGAGTGGGGTTCCCAGCGTGTGGTCTTTCCCTAGGAGGAGTAGGCGGTGCTTAGGAGAGCCCTCCTACAGTTAGGATgtaacattatacacacacacacacacacacacacacacacacacacacacccttgaaagcatagcccaggctggccttgagctcatcatcttcctgcctcagactccaagtgctgggattacaagcatgcactatCATATCTAGCTTAAAACATCATTCCTGCCGGGCTGTggtgggggaggcagagccaggcggatctctctgagttcgaggccagcctggtctacagagcgagatccaggacagacaccaaaactacacagagaaaccttgtctcgaaaaaccaaaaataaataaataaataaataaataaatatgatggTATGGGTGACTCTAGAAGATTCTACAGGGCAACCTGAATTCAGGGTCATCCCTCCCCAACCTAAGCTGCCCTGCCCACGCGATCATGGTAATTCAGATCGTGGTGGTTTCTGCCCAGGAGTCCCATTACCACCGTTACCTACACCTGAAGAACTCAGCTCCTTGACTGTCAGCTCAGCCTCGCCCCTCTCTTGAGCCAAGGGCTGCATCTGTGTGGGAGAACCCCAGGAAGCAGCTCAGAGGGGAGCCCAGGAGGTGTGGAAGAGAGCTGGGGAACCCCTGGGGCAATTCTTCAGCCATGAACCAAACCAACCTTGAGCCACGCCTTTCTTACCAGAGACAACTCCATGTCCAAGTCCATCAGGGTCCATTCTCGTCCTTGCAGGTTAGggcccagcacctgggaagagcTCGGGTAAGTGGTGCCCTCACAGGCTGCACACACAGCTCAACTGCCTGTATCTCGTGCCCTGCTCCAGGCGAAGAGATACTCACATCCGTGGGTGCTATGGACTCCACGGTCTCTGGGGGAGGCCGAAACAGCATTGGGGGCAGCAGACTCTCGGGGCTCCGGTTACCCCGCTCCAGGCCCAGAGTTCCCCTGTGCACAAAGAACACTATTGGTCTATAATACCCACCTCCTGTGGAACTTGCAACATCAGGTTTAAGTTGCCCCAACAACTAGAACATGCTGAGAGACAATACTTTCTTTCAATTCCCcctaaaaaggaagattttttcccccttttaaattTTGTGGGAGTGAGACATcctcttgttatgtagccctggctggcctcaaacttacagcaatcctcttgcctcaacctcctgggTGCTAAAGGGGTATCTTTGCTGTTGTTTGACAAAGGGTCT
This sequence is a window from Peromyscus eremicus chromosome 5, PerEre_H2_v1, whole genome shotgun sequence. Protein-coding genes within it:
- the Matcap1 gene encoding LOW QUALITY PROTEIN: microtubule-associated tyrosine carboxypeptidase 1 (The sequence of the model RefSeq protein was modified relative to this genomic sequence to represent the inferred CDS: deleted 1 base in 1 codon), producing MVLDSGAQVYEQAPPSPPASPSSQRHRLKPSNRNGPPLYPWPQSLAMPLALAVPSSLQSQPMWQTFSKLHLGNRSHMRRSESTYSVNSTGQRGRGKAPLGRGCDPGGGTLRPAASLPHIAKTRKYVGNGSNKSPCMLVALRPTNMDQEREKFFQSHYTYNPQFEYQEPMPMSVLEKYQEASGQFIHQAVGIIEAVLEKFGTYEHFEAATGGQLLTKCQIWSIVRKYMQKEGCVGEVVVQLSEDLLSQAVMMVENSRPTLAINLTGARQYWLEGMLRHEIGTHYLRGVNNARQPWHSTEGRLQYGLRPANPTEEGLASLHSVLFRKQPFLWRAALLYYTIHQAARMSFRQLFQDLAQYVQDEAVRWEYCVRAKRGQTDTSQPGCFSKDQVYLDGIVRILRHRQTIDFPLLTSLGKVSYEDVDQLKPHGILDNTRVPHFMKDLGRYRQQLEHIMTTNRLDEAELGRLLPD
- the Nol3 gene encoding nucleolar protein 3 is translated as MGNVQERPSETIDRERKRLVDTLQADSGLLLDALVARGVLTGPEYEALDALPDAERRVRRLLLLVQSKGEAACQELLRCAQHTVRVPDPAWDWQHVGPGYRDRSYDPPCSGHWTPEAPSSGITCPGLPRASEQEEVGGPEGSEAVQSGTPEEPELEAEASEGDEPDLEQQTEPEPEPEVEPEPELEPAPEPEPEPEPEPEPEEPDFQEDESEDS